A single Methylobacterium sp. 17Sr1-1 DNA region contains:
- a CDS encoding transporter substrate-binding domain-containing protein encodes MPRRRDVLALALAAAATAAGLSPVAAQGETSLDRIKRSGRLRIGVTSAEPWFFKDPMAGTWSGVGIDLGTALAGNLGVTMVPVETSWANCVAAIQADQIDVMFVLDPTEERRKAIDFPDSPLFYYAAGALVRPDQTATAWSDLDKPGTRIGVTLGTSVDRMVTETVKAASISRFSNNDEAVAAFAARHVDAVAQFHPALVVQYARLKLGKVVLMKPVTPVATSAGIRRDADPAFKNWLGERFAALYAAGTPQDSFAAYLRTRGIDPATVPGLAREKWV; translated from the coding sequence ATGCCCCGTCGCCGCGACGTCCTCGCGCTCGCCCTCGCCGCGGCGGCCACCGCCGCGGGCCTGTCCCCCGTGGCGGCGCAGGGCGAGACCTCGCTCGACCGCATCAAGCGCAGCGGCCGCCTGCGCATCGGCGTCACCTCGGCCGAGCCGTGGTTCTTCAAGGATCCGATGGCCGGAACCTGGAGCGGCGTCGGCATCGACCTCGGCACCGCGCTAGCGGGCAATCTCGGCGTGACGATGGTGCCGGTGGAGACGAGCTGGGCGAACTGCGTCGCGGCGATCCAGGCCGACCAGATCGACGTCATGTTCGTGCTCGACCCGACGGAGGAGCGCCGCAAGGCGATCGATTTCCCGGACAGTCCGCTGTTCTACTACGCCGCCGGCGCCCTCGTCCGGCCGGACCAGACGGCGACCGCCTGGAGCGACCTCGACAAGCCCGGCACCCGGATCGGCGTGACGCTCGGCACCTCGGTCGACCGCATGGTGACCGAGACCGTTAAGGCGGCCAGCATCAGCCGCTTCTCCAACAACGACGAGGCGGTGGCCGCCTTCGCGGCCAGGCACGTCGATGCGGTGGCGCAGTTCCACCCGGCCCTCGTCGTCCAGTACGCCCGGCTCAAGCTCGGCAAGGTCGTCCTGATGAAGCCGGTCACCCCCGTCGCCACCAGCGCCGGCATCCGCCGGGACGCCGACCCGGCCTTCAAAAACTGGCTCGGCGAGCGCTTCGCCGCCCTCTACGCCGCCGGCACGCCGCAGGATTCCTTCGCGGCCTACCTGCGGACCCGCGGCATCGACCCCGCGACCGTTCCGGGTCTCGCGCGGGAGAAATGGGTCTGA
- a CDS encoding amino acid ABC transporter ATP-binding protein, whose amino-acid sequence MTTPLLDVQGLHKSFGSHEVLRGIDLAVMPGERVAIIGGSGSGKSTLLRCLNFMEIPTSGRIALDGRALGRPGRDGATVYPEGELCGVRRRVGMVFQQFNLFPHRSAVENVMEALVTVKGTPRRQALARAEAELGKVGLSDKRDAYPSRLSGGQQQRVAIARALAMDPEILLFDEPTSSLDPELVGEVLRVIRGLAEEGRTMLLVTHELGFAYHFATRVVFLADGRFYESGTPDEVLKHPRGERTRTFLARHSEFAF is encoded by the coding sequence ATGACGACACCCCTCCTCGACGTCCAAGGCCTCCACAAGTCGTTCGGATCGCACGAGGTCCTGCGCGGCATCGACCTCGCGGTGATGCCGGGCGAGCGCGTCGCGATCATCGGCGGCTCCGGCTCGGGCAAGAGCACCCTCCTGCGCTGCCTGAACTTCATGGAGATCCCGACCTCCGGCCGGATCGCCCTCGACGGGCGCGCGCTCGGCCGGCCGGGGCGGGACGGCGCCACGGTCTATCCGGAGGGCGAGTTGTGCGGCGTGCGCCGGCGCGTCGGCATGGTCTTCCAGCAGTTCAACCTCTTCCCGCATAGGAGTGCGGTCGAGAACGTGATGGAGGCCCTCGTCACCGTGAAGGGGACGCCCCGGCGCCAAGCCCTGGCGCGGGCGGAAGCCGAGCTCGGAAAAGTGGGCCTCTCCGATAAGCGCGACGCCTATCCGAGCCGGCTCTCGGGCGGCCAGCAGCAGCGGGTGGCGATCGCCCGGGCGCTCGCGATGGATCCGGAGATCCTGCTCTTCGACGAACCCACCTCGTCGCTCGATCCCGAGCTCGTCGGCGAGGTGCTGCGGGTGATCCGCGGGCTCGCCGAGGAGGGGCGCACCATGCTCCTCGTCACCCACGAACTCGGCTTCGCCTACCACTTCGCCACGCGGGTCGTCTTCCTGGCCGACGGCCGCTTCTACGAGTCCGGGACCCCCGACGAGGTCCTGAAGCACCCGCGCGGCGAGCGCACCCGCACCTTCCTGGCGCGCCACAGCGAGTTCGCGTTCTGA
- a CDS encoding amino acid ABC transporter permease, translated as MDYEWDFGLLAQNWPVLLRGLLVTVQLWVPAMAAGLALGLLLGLARLSRSGWVARPALGAVELFRGTPVLIQLIWFFYAFPIVIGLQLSPFAASLLALTLNTAAYCAEIFRGGIQSVARGQFEGARALGMTRAQVMRRVILPQVLRRMLPAFTNRGIELAKVTSLASVISVHELMYQGRLLSSTYYRPLEILTTVAIVYFVLIYPGSVLSARLERRLAARS; from the coding sequence ATGGATTACGAGTGGGATTTCGGCCTGCTGGCGCAGAACTGGCCGGTGCTGCTGCGCGGCCTCCTCGTCACGGTGCAGCTCTGGGTGCCGGCCATGGCGGCCGGGCTCGCGCTCGGCCTCCTCCTCGGCCTCGCCCGCCTGTCCCGGTCGGGATGGGTCGCCCGGCCGGCCCTCGGCGCCGTCGAGCTCTTCCGGGGCACGCCGGTCCTGATCCAGCTGATCTGGTTCTTCTACGCCTTCCCGATCGTGATCGGCCTCCAGCTGTCGCCGTTCGCCGCGTCCCTGCTCGCGCTCACCCTCAACACGGCGGCCTATTGCGCCGAGATCTTTCGCGGCGGGATCCAGTCGGTGGCGAGGGGCCAGTTCGAGGGCGCGCGGGCGCTCGGCATGACCCGGGCCCAGGTGATGCGGCGGGTGATCCTGCCGCAGGTCCTGCGCCGCATGCTGCCGGCCTTCACCAATCGCGGCATCGAGCTGGCGAAGGTGACCTCGCTCGCCTCCGTGATCTCGGTGCACGAGCTGATGTACCAGGGCCGCCTGCTGAGCTCGACCTATTACCGTCCGCTCGAGATCCTGACGACGGTCGCGATCGTCTACTTCGTCCTGATCTATCCGGGCAGCGTCCTCTCCGCCCGCCTCGAGCGGCGGCTGGCCGCCCGCAGCTGA
- a CDS encoding amino acid ABC transporter permease, giving the protein MTYAWDFMPVLRHLDMLALGLVNTVKIAAMSIVLGVGLGLGLALMRLSPSRLLRAPATAFIEFYRNTPPIVHFFWFFYALPVLADISLDPLAAAVLALSTQSGAFYAEVFRGGIVSIEAGQWEGAKAVGMTRAQAMRRVILPQAVGRMVPPFVERSFELTKTTALASTLAYGELLYQAMQVNSQTFRPLEVYTVVALLYLVLLVTCGALARGAERRLTAYR; this is encoded by the coding sequence GTGACCTACGCCTGGGACTTCATGCCCGTCCTGCGCCACCTCGACATGCTGGCGCTCGGGCTCGTCAACACCGTCAAGATCGCGGCCATGTCGATCGTGCTCGGCGTCGGCCTCGGGCTCGGCCTCGCGCTGATGCGGCTGTCCCCCTCCCGGCTCCTGCGGGCGCCGGCGACGGCGTTCATCGAGTTCTACCGCAACACGCCGCCGATCGTGCACTTCTTCTGGTTCTTCTACGCGCTGCCGGTGCTCGCCGACATCAGCCTCGATCCCCTCGCCGCGGCGGTCCTCGCGCTCTCGACCCAGTCCGGAGCGTTCTACGCCGAGGTGTTTCGCGGCGGCATCGTGTCGATCGAGGCGGGCCAGTGGGAGGGCGCCAAGGCGGTCGGCATGACCCGGGCGCAGGCGATGCGGCGGGTGATCCTGCCGCAGGCGGTCGGCCGCATGGTGCCGCCCTTCGTCGAGCGCTCCTTCGAGCTGACGAAGACCACGGCGCTCGCCTCCACCCTCGCCTACGGCGAGCTCCTCTACCAGGCGATGCAGGTCAACAGCCAGACCTTCCGGCCGCTCGAGGTCTACACGGTCGTCGCCCTCCTCTACCTCGTGCTGCTGGTCACCTGCGGCGCGCTGGCGCGCGGGGCCGAGCGGCGCCTGACCGCCTACCGCTGA
- a CDS encoding aminotransferase class IV → MSGSQTSSAASAQGYLDDPRNDGVLVSINGEFFPRDQASVSVFDAGFVLGDGVWEGLRLVNGKLLAIDDHMDRLYEGAGAIALDIGLTRQEMVAAIRATLARNGMTDGAHIRLMVTRGRKTTPNQDPRFALGRATVVIIAEYKTPRPEAKAAGLALMTSTIRCSTPDVFDLRLNSHSRLNFIQALIQAINCGADEALMLDPSGFVASCNSTNFFIVRKGELWTSTGRCNFKGITHRKVVELWRESGGIVRELDFTLAETYAADEAFVTGTLGGITPVTRIDGRRIGTGQPGPVTAEASRLYQAYTLA, encoded by the coding sequence GTGTCCGGCTCACAGACCTCCAGCGCGGCGAGCGCGCAGGGCTACCTCGACGATCCCCGCAACGACGGCGTGCTCGTCTCGATCAACGGCGAGTTTTTCCCCCGCGACCAGGCCTCGGTCTCGGTCTTCGATGCCGGCTTCGTGCTCGGCGACGGGGTGTGGGAGGGCCTGCGCCTCGTCAACGGCAAGCTCTTGGCCATCGACGACCACATGGACCGGCTCTACGAGGGCGCCGGCGCGATCGCCCTCGATATCGGCCTCACCCGCCAGGAGATGGTGGCGGCGATCCGGGCGACGCTCGCGCGCAACGGCATGACCGACGGTGCCCATATCCGCCTGATGGTCACCCGCGGCCGGAAGACGACGCCGAACCAGGATCCCCGCTTCGCGCTCGGCCGGGCCACCGTCGTCATCATCGCCGAGTACAAGACGCCCCGGCCCGAGGCCAAGGCGGCCGGCCTCGCGCTGATGACCTCGACCATCCGCTGCAGCACGCCCGACGTGTTCGACCTCAGGCTCAACTCGCACAGCCGCCTCAACTTCATCCAGGCGCTGATCCAGGCGATCAACTGCGGCGCCGACGAGGCGCTGATGCTCGACCCCTCCGGCTTCGTGGCGAGCTGCAACTCGACCAACTTCTTCATCGTCCGCAAGGGCGAGCTGTGGACCTCGACGGGACGGTGCAACTTCAAGGGCATCACCCATCGCAAGGTGGTGGAGCTGTGGCGCGAGAGCGGCGGCATCGTGCGCGAGCTCGACTTCACCCTGGCCGAGACCTACGCCGCCGACGAGGCCTTCGTGACCGGGACGCTCGGCGGCATCACCCCGGTGACCCGGATCGACGGCCGCCGCATCGGCACCGGCCAGCCGGGCCCGGTCACCGCCGAGGCGAGCCGGCTCTACCAGGCTTATACGCTGGCTTGA